A portion of the Verrucomicrobiota bacterium genome contains these proteins:
- a CDS encoding DNA methyltransferase — protein MQNISWNEVRDRAIAFSRRWATEASEAAGKQTFWNEFFAVFGRDRRTVASFEVAVRNLHGDYNYIDLLWRGMLLVEHKSAGKSLAAAESQAFAYIEDLARECRFDEIPRFVIVSDFARFALYDLEPEDDHGLPLFAGKPYAATSFPLAELHRYARHFAFLKGERTIRLNPEDPANQKAYDLMCELHDTLEAQGFMGTDLERLLVRLLFCLFADDTGVFEPSTFETFIRQQTREDGSDVGARLNELFDVLNTPEDRWPITARDTFAGFRYINGELFQDRLAFPPFTRRTRDALAAACEFQWARVSPAVFGSLFQGIMDDKERRQQGAHYTSERDILKVVHALFLDELKSEFETIRADRSTRRKMRLEDFHKKLRKLRLMDPACGCGNFLVLSYRELRQLELELLKELHVGQQFLDVRQAIHVDVDQFYGIEYSEWPKRIAEVAMWLMDHQMNQRVSEVFGQSFERLPLRNSPHIVQKNALTLDWRKVLAPEQCTYVLGNPPFVGKHYQSDAQKADMRTVFGNFKNLGDIDYVVCWFRKAAEYIQGTKIKVGFVSTNSITQGEQVPIVWGMLFGQFHIKIHFAHRTFAWVSEARGAAHVHVVIIGFAAFDTDRKTIVDYEPDSTRPSVTSVSNISPYLTPGSDSFVTKRTKPLADVPEIRCGNKPSDGGYLILTDTEKAELLREEPGAERFLRRFTGSEEFINGNMRWCLWLVGATPAEMRALPKIMERVQKVRVFRERSTAGPTRAAARTPWQFFYLNPQTAEYILIPEVSSERRSYVPIGIVSPEIVSANTNFLVPTNDRFIFGVLTSAMHMDWLRVVGGRLESRYRYSGSMVYNTFPWPSATDPKRRTAVETAAQLVLDARKPYLPPDGEGTLADLYDPLTMPLQLARAHAELDIAVDRCYRSEKFHSSRERVEHLFALYESAASPLLPVVSTHRGRSSNKKRPTASDEMAALLTETKQELVQLDMKKSRSTLANTILRLPRWYHTVWRNLEQGFEDDGMDEMYAVLGGYIESGDFETCDKEIAAIAEVASRSPVSALIGLLTITRDSAERLPSRAALRKATASRLRALGKEDTKVLQGL, from the coding sequence ATGCAGAACATTTCATGGAATGAAGTTCGCGACCGCGCCATAGCATTCTCGCGTCGTTGGGCGACCGAAGCAAGTGAGGCTGCGGGCAAGCAGACCTTTTGGAATGAGTTCTTCGCTGTCTTTGGGCGGGACCGGCGAACAGTCGCTTCCTTTGAAGTGGCGGTAAGAAACTTGCATGGCGATTACAACTATATCGACTTGCTCTGGCGCGGCATGCTTTTGGTTGAACACAAAAGCGCGGGTAAAAGTCTCGCTGCGGCAGAGTCCCAAGCGTTCGCCTACATTGAGGACCTCGCGAGAGAATGTCGGTTCGATGAGATCCCTCGCTTCGTCATCGTTTCCGATTTTGCACGTTTTGCGCTTTACGATTTAGAGCCAGAGGATGACCACGGTTTACCGCTTTTTGCGGGAAAACCTTACGCTGCGACGAGTTTTCCGCTAGCAGAACTTCATCGTTACGCCCGGCATTTTGCCTTCCTCAAAGGCGAGAGGACCATTCGCCTCAACCCGGAAGACCCGGCTAACCAGAAAGCCTATGACCTCATGTGCGAACTCCACGACACACTGGAAGCGCAAGGTTTCATGGGCACTGACTTGGAACGATTACTTGTGCGGCTGTTGTTCTGCTTGTTCGCGGATGACACCGGGGTTTTTGAGCCATCCACATTTGAGACCTTTATTCGCCAGCAGACTCGTGAAGATGGTTCCGACGTTGGAGCTCGCTTGAACGAACTCTTTGATGTTCTGAATACACCGGAAGACCGCTGGCCCATCACGGCTCGAGACACCTTCGCAGGCTTCCGTTACATCAACGGCGAACTGTTCCAAGACCGCCTTGCGTTTCCCCCATTCACACGCCGTACGCGCGATGCCTTAGCGGCCGCCTGCGAATTTCAATGGGCGCGCGTATCGCCAGCAGTGTTCGGGAGTCTGTTCCAAGGAATCATGGACGACAAGGAACGCCGCCAACAGGGGGCTCACTATACGTCCGAGCGCGACATCTTAAAGGTCGTGCACGCGCTGTTTCTCGACGAGCTAAAGTCAGAGTTTGAAACCATTCGTGCCGATCGCTCGACGCGCCGCAAAATGCGGCTCGAAGACTTTCATAAAAAGCTTCGCAAATTGCGGCTCATGGACCCAGCTTGCGGATGCGGTAACTTTCTTGTCCTTAGCTACCGCGAACTGCGGCAGCTAGAACTCGAACTGCTTAAGGAACTGCACGTTGGTCAGCAATTCCTCGACGTCCGACAGGCCATCCATGTGGACGTGGATCAGTTTTACGGCATCGAGTATTCAGAGTGGCCCAAGCGCATCGCCGAGGTGGCAATGTGGTTGATGGACCACCAAATGAACCAACGCGTTTCTGAAGTTTTTGGTCAGAGCTTCGAGCGGTTGCCATTACGCAATAGCCCGCACATAGTTCAAAAAAACGCACTCACCCTTGACTGGCGTAAAGTGCTGGCTCCTGAGCAATGTACGTATGTACTTGGCAATCCCCCGTTCGTCGGGAAGCACTACCAAAGCGACGCACAGAAGGCGGACATGAGGACAGTGTTTGGTAATTTCAAGAACCTCGGCGACATCGACTACGTGGTCTGCTGGTTCCGTAAGGCAGCCGAATACATCCAGGGAACGAAAATCAAGGTTGGCTTTGTTTCGACCAACTCAATCACGCAAGGCGAACAGGTACCAATTGTATGGGGCATGCTTTTCGGCCAGTTTCACATCAAAATTCACTTCGCTCACCGCACATTTGCCTGGGTGAGCGAGGCACGCGGAGCTGCACACGTTCACGTCGTCATCATCGGGTTTGCTGCTTTTGACACTGACCGGAAGACCATAGTGGATTATGAGCCGGACTCTACTCGTCCCAGCGTTACCTCAGTTTCGAACATCAGCCCTTACCTGACTCCAGGCTCAGACTCATTTGTAACAAAGCGGACGAAGCCACTCGCGGACGTTCCGGAAATCCGCTGCGGCAATAAACCTTCCGATGGTGGATACCTCATTCTGACGGATACAGAAAAAGCGGAGTTACTTCGCGAGGAGCCGGGCGCGGAAAGATTCTTGCGGCGGTTTACAGGCTCCGAAGAATTCATCAATGGAAATATGCGATGGTGCCTCTGGCTCGTTGGCGCTACGCCCGCTGAAATGCGCGCACTCCCAAAAATCATGGAGCGTGTGCAGAAAGTTCGGGTATTTCGCGAGCGCAGTACCGCTGGCCCAACACGAGCCGCAGCGCGAACTCCATGGCAGTTCTTTTACCTTAACCCTCAGACAGCGGAGTATATCCTGATACCGGAAGTCTCGTCAGAGCGCCGCTCTTACGTACCAATTGGGATTGTTTCTCCCGAGATTGTTTCTGCGAATACAAACTTTCTCGTGCCAACCAACGACCGGTTTATATTCGGAGTTCTCACATCAGCGATGCACATGGATTGGCTTCGCGTAGTCGGGGGGCGGCTCGAATCGCGCTACCGCTACTCTGGTTCGATGGTTTACAACACCTTCCCTTGGCCGAGTGCCACCGACCCGAAGCGACGCACTGCAGTTGAGACGGCAGCCCAATTGGTGCTTGACGCCCGCAAGCCCTACTTGCCGCCCGATGGAGAAGGAACGCTTGCTGACCTGTACGACCCCCTAACCATGCCTTTACAACTGGCACGCGCTCACGCTGAGTTAGATATCGCCGTGGATCGGTGCTATCGCTCAGAGAAATTCCACAGCAGCAGGGAGCGTGTGGAACATCTCTTCGCGCTGTATGAAAGTGCGGCATCGCCATTGCTTCCCGTCGTGTCAACACACCGTGGTCGAAGCTCCAACAAGAAACGCCCAACTGCTTCCGATGAAATGGCCGCACTCCTCACTGAAACCAAGCAGGAACTGGTTCAGCTCGACATGAAGAAGTCCCGAAGCACTCTGGCAAACACGATTCTTAGATTACCAAGGTGGTATCACACAGTCTGGAGAAATCTGGAACAAGGCTTTGAGGACGACGGGATGGACGAGATGTATGCGGTTCTCGGTGGATATATTGAATCAGGCGACTTTGAGACTTGCGATAAAGAGATTGCAGCGATTGCGGAGGTGGCTTCGCGAAGCCCAGTCTCTGCTTTAATTGGCCTCCTCACAATCACGCGTGACTCAGCCGAACGATTACCCTCCAGAGCGGCTTTGCGCAAAGCGACGGCCAGCCGCTTACGTGCCTTAGGCAAGGAAGACACGAAGGTTTTACAGGGGCTTTAG